The genomic region CGGTTTCGTTGTTGCAGATGTGAATCCCTTTCTGCGTCTACTGAAATAGATCAGGGGAACCATGATCAGGGTCAGGGCTGTAGAGGCGACCGCGCCGCCCATCAGGGAGATGGCCAGTCCCTGGAAGATGGGGTCAAACAGGATCACGACCGCCCCGATGACCACCGTGCCGGCTGTCAGCAAGAATGGGCATGCTGCGGACGGCGCCGGCCTCGATGACCGCCTGCTTGAGCGAAATCCCGTCCTTGAGTCGCAGGTTGATGAAGTCGATCAGCAGCACGGAGTTACGCACCATGATGCCGGCCAGGGCGATCATGCCAATCATGGAGGTGGCCGTAAAGAAGGCGCCCAGCAGCCAGTGGCCGATCATGATGCCCACCAGTGACAGCGGTATGGCGATCATCATGATAATGGGCACCTTGAAGTCCTGGAACCAGCCGATGATCAGCATGTAGATGATCACCAGCACCACGGCGAAGGCGATGCCCAGGTCGCGGAATACCTCGTAGGTGATCTGCCACTCGCCGTCCCACTTGAGCGTGTAATCCTCCTGCATGAAGGGCTGCCCGGCGAAGATCTGCTCCAGGCTGTAGCCCGCCGGCATGTCGATCTCCGCGATCTGCTCGCCGGCGTCCAGGATGGCGTAGACGGGACTCTCGATGGCGCCGGCGACCTCGGCGGTCACGTACATGACGCGCCGCTGGTTCTTGCGGTGGATGCTGGGCTCGAGCGTTTCCTCCCGCACGCTGACCAGGTCCGCAACCGGCACCATGCTGCCCGGATGCCGACTGCATGTAGAGCTCGCTGGAGCTGCGGAATGCCGGAGCGATCCGCCTTCGGGAAGCTCCAGGACGATGGGAATCTCGTTGACCTCCCGGTCGCTGTACAGGCGCGAGACCGGCATGCCCTCCAGGGCCATGGTCACCGTCTCCACCACCTGCCCGGAGGGAATGCCCGAGAGCATGGCCTTCTCGGTGTTCACGTCCAGCCGGTACTTGGATCTGCGGCGCCTCCACGCATCCAGTCCACATCCACCACGCCTTCCATGCTCGCGGAAAATGTCCATGACCTGGCCGGCGACGCGTGCGCGCTGCGTCGCTGTCCGGGCCGTAGATCTCGGCCACCAGGGTGGACAGCACCGGCGGGCCGGGCGGGACCTCCACCACCTTGATGTTGGCGTCGTACTTGCGGCCCGACCTGTTGAACGATGGGACGAATGCGCTTGGCGATGGCGTGGCTCTGATCGCTTCGCTCGCCTTTCTCCACCAGGTTGAGCTGGATGTCGGCAACGTTGGCGCTGCCGGCGCAGGTCGTAGTGGCGCACCAGTCCGTTGAAATTGATGGGCGCGTTAAGCCCCGCATAGATCTGGTAGTCCTTCAGCTCGGGCAGGTCCTTCAGGCTGATGCCCACCTCCCGCGCCACGGCGTTGGTGCGCTCCAGGGTGGTGCCCTCGGGCATGTCGATGATGAGCTGCACCTCGTTCTTGTTGTCGAAGGGCAGCATCTTCACCTCCACCATGCGGAAGTACAAACAGCAGCGTGGAGGCCAGCAGCAGGAGCGTCACCCCGCCGATGAACATCCAGCGGTAGGTCGCCTGTTCCAGGAGCGGCTCGCATGGTTCCGCGCAGTACCATCGGTAGATGCGCGTGTCTTCCAGCCGGTAGGCCTTTTCGCTGCCGCTCCTCATCCTTTTCCGGCTTG from Balneolaceae bacterium harbors:
- a CDS encoding efflux RND transporter permease subunit, whose amino-acid sequence is MYFRMVEVKMLPFDNKNEVQLIIDMPEGTTLERTNAVAREVGISLKDLPELKDYQIYAGLNAPINFNGLVRHYDLRRQRQRCRHPAQPGGERRAKRSEPRHRQAHSSHRSTGRAASTTPTSRWWRSRPARRCCPPWWPRSTARTATQRARVAGQVMDIFREHGRRGGCGLDAWRRRRSKYRLDVNTEKAMLSGIPSGQVVETVTMALEGMPVSRLYSDREVNEIPIVLELPEGGSLRHSAAPASSTCSRHPGSMVPVADLVSVREETLEPSIHRKNQRRVMYVTAEVAGAIESPVYAILDAGEQIAEIDMPAGYSLEQIFAGQPFMQEDYTLKWDGEWQITYEVFRDLGIAFAVVLVIIYMLIIGWFQDFKVPIIMMIAIPLSLVGIMIGHWLLGAFFTATSMIGMIALAGIMVRNSVLLIDFINLRLKDGISLKQAVIEAGAVRSMPILADSRHGGHRGGRDPV